In Fusarium oxysporum f. sp. lycopersici 4287 chromosome 4, whole genome shotgun sequence, a genomic segment contains:
- a CDS encoding hypothetical protein (At least one base has a quality score < 10): MLEPQAMRGPIDQTVGYGHSRTRTTSSTAFPMQFQTSHLAQPGPNLSQNRRSPSVNTFSTASSIPPPAAYRSSSQSELRRSTSSRSGGASSQPSSYVVLLRKQKGTVRATLEVVGGSRSASGGAGARTSTGLSTTNKVAAKIPKIRHHGKNPVVGYAPGENHVGVGGVPMRLSATEVEAESSEDENAGNRPHHRRTGSSGRSSTTSSRRNLAYRTSGGMGSQHSRRWSPGDTPERTGSLVEATPEDIVDDAASGKARSMASGSSGERADNVGELSNAPRLASNSLMHSALTREKSVKSADELRRRGSVDERTSTLTSGRLFIANPD, translated from the exons ATGTTGGAACCCCAGGCCATGAGAGGGCCTATCGACCAGACAGTCGGCTATGGACATTCTCGAACACGAACCACTTCCTCAACCGCCTTTCCCATGCAATTTCAAACTTCTCACCTTGCCCAACCGGGCCCCAATCTCTCACAGAACCGTCGCTCACCTTCTGTGAATACTTTCAGCACCGCCTCCAGCATTCCTCCTCCTGCCGCCTACCGTTCTTCCTCACAATCCGAGCTTCGTCGCTCCACATCTAGCCGCTCAGGCGGAGCCAGCAGCCAACCCTCCAGCTATGTCGTCCTTCTCCGGAAACAAAAGGGCACC GTGCGAGCAACTCTCGAGGTTGTTGGTGGATCACGCAGTGCTTCCGGTGGAGCCGGAGCAAGAACAAGCACCGGCCTCAGTACTACAAATAAGGTCGCCGCCAAGATTCCCAAGATTCGACATCATGGAAAGAACCCAGTTGTCGGCTACGCTCCTGGCGAGAAccatgttggtgttggcggtGTGCCAATGCGACTTAGCGCTACTGaagttgaggctgagagcaGCGAAGACGAAAACGCCGGAAACCGCCCTCATCACCGTAGAACGGGGAGCAGCGGACGAAGCAGCACAACCAGCAGCCGCCGAAACCTTGCCTACCGCACATCAGGAGGCATGGGCAGCCAGCATAGCCGAAGGTGGAGTCCTGGTGACACACCTGAACGCACCGGCAGCTTGGTGGAGGCTACACCTGAAGACATTGTCGATGACGCTGCCAGCGGCAAGGCTCGCAGCATGGCGAGTGGCAGCAGTGGTGAACGCGCCGACAATGTGGGAGAGTTGAGCAATGCCCCTAGATTGGCCTCCAACTCTCTCATGCACTCGGCCCTTACTCGAGAGAAGAGTGTCAAGTCAGCTGATGAGCTGAGGAGACGTGGAAGTGTGGACGAGCGAACATCTACCCTTACCTCTGGCCGTCTTTTCATCGCCAACCCTGATTAA
- a CDS encoding glutamine amidotransferase, producing MCRFLVYKGSDEILLSKLILDPTHSILKQSFDSRLRLDTRRGQNNADGFGIGFYTDPKLGSAPCLFTSTIPAWNCTNLQRIASKTASRLIFGHVRATTEGSLSEDNCHPFTHGSLMWMHNGGLGGWKYIKRRLGERLADKWYLGVKGGTDSEWAFALFLDTLERLGHDPSACPETGFGPTILREAMKRTIAQINEMTDAIPESILQNEDVDTRSLLNFAVTDGHSVICTRYISSSKDEAASLYYSSGTQWTTRTQSASDKQYQMERKDRGADIVLVASEPLTFERENWVNVPTNSILTIHRQTVMVHPIIDKYYERDPHHVRSSAFVQAKGLTSNEKNRSDVASPAGVDRQQQELDGYRKMMTGTLNFGPPRSLSPDMCRQTRKVAPVCESIPVPQPQAQPPPAQTTPPSEQGNKPAPAQGNIKVKRRSVQLLDGNQGQSSNDYDQISDTEEPTRADVHNPRKLSRYFPELTLASHAGS from the exons ATGTGCCGTTTTCTG GTCTACAAAGGGAGTGACGAGATTCTTCTATCAAAGCTGATTCTCGATCCGACTCATTCTATTCTCAAACAATCATTTGATTCTCGGTTGCGTCTC GATACGAGACGAGGTCAGAACAACGCAGATGGCTTCGGCATAGGCTTCTACACCGATCCTAAGCTTGGCTCAGCGCCTTGCCTTTTCACATCGACCATTCCCGCCTGGAATTGCACCAATCTGCAGCGAATCGCTTCAAAGACCGCCTCCCGCCTAATCTTTGGCCATGTTCGTGCCACGACCGAAGGTTCCCTAAGCGAAGACAACTGTCACCCTTTCACACACGGTAGTCTGATGTGGATGCACAATGGCGGTCTGGGTGGATGGAAATACATCAAGCGTCGCCTTGGCGAGCGTCTCGCTGACAAGTGGTATTTGGGCGTCAAAGGCGGAACGGATAGCGAGTGGGCATTTGCCCTCTTCCTCGATACTCTTGAGCGACTTGGCCACGACCCAAGCGCTTGCCCCGAAACTGGCTTTGGTCCGACTATTCTTCGAGAGGCTATGAAGCGCACAATCGCGCAGATTAACGAGATGACCGATGCGATTCCCGAAAGTATACTGCAGAATGAGGATGTCGATACCAGAAGTTTGCTCAACTTTGCTGTCACCGATGGTCATAGCGTGATCTGCACTCGATACATTAGCAGTTCCAAGGATGAGGCGGCCAGCTTATACTATTCTTCCGGAACCCAATGGACAACACGAACACAATCTGCAAGTGACAAGCAATACCAGATGGAACGCAAGGATCGGGGCGCTGACATTGTACTTGTTGCAAGCGAACCCCTGACGTTTGAGAGAG AGAATTGGGTCAACGTACCAACAAATTCCATCTTGACAATCCACAGACAGACCGTCATGGTCCATCCGATAATCGACAAGTACTACGAACGTGATCCGCACCACGTTCGCTCCAGTGCATTTGTCCAGGCTAAGGGACTTACATCAAATGAGAAGAACCGAAGTGACGTTGCTAGTCCTGCGGGAGTTGATCGGCAGCAACAGGAGCTTGATGGTTACCGCAAGATGATGACAGGCACTCTCAACTTTGGCCCACCTAGGAGCCTCAGTCCCGATATGTGCCGTCAGACCAGAAAGGTAGCTCCTGTGTGTGAGTCGATACCTGTGCCTCAACCACAAGCGCAGCCTCCACCTGCACAGACAACCCCGCCAAGTGAACAAGGCAACAAACCAGCCCCAGCGCAGGGAAACATCAAAGTTAAGAGACGATCTGTTCAGCTGCTGGATGGCAACCAAGGCCAAAGTTCAAACGATTACGATCAAATCTCGGATACAGAAGAGCCAACGAGGGCAGATGTGCATAATCCCAGGAAGCTTTCGCGGTATTTCCCTGAACTGACGCTCGCATCGCATGCGGGGTCTTAA